Genomic segment of Paenibacillus sp. FSL R5-0623:
GGAACGCTTCAGCGTCCCGTCAGCCAAGTCAATCATCTCGTCCATCTACACGTCAGCAGGGAAAAGAGGTGCGGCCACAAGGCGCATCTCTTTCTGCCGTTCGTCCAAAGGGGAGAGCGCGTGAATCCGCACCAATCGAAGGTCTGCCCGTTAGCAAAAATGAAGAGACCGTCATCGACATCATTGGCATGAATCATGACGGTGAGGGTGTAGGTCGCGCGAATGGATACACGCTCTTTGTACAGGGTGCGCTTCCAGGTGAAACCGTGCGTGTGCGCGTGATGAAAACCAAGAAGCAGTATGGCTACGCCAAACTGCTGGAGATCGTGAAAGCAAGCCCGGATCGAGTGTCCGCGCCTTGCCCGATCTACGATCAGTGCGGCGGCTGCCAGATTCAGCATATGAGTTATGCCGGACAGCTTGCGTGGAAACGCCAGTTGGTAGTCGATAATTTGCAGCGGATTGGCAAGTTGAACGTGATGGTGGAGGATGCAGAAGATACGGAGCAAGGCATTCGCGTACTGCCTACGATGGGTATGGACGAGCCGTGGCGCTATCGGAATAAAGCACAGGTGCCAATTGGCGTTACCGAGGGTGGTCTGGTAGGTGGTTTTTACGCCAAAGGAAGTCACCGGATCATCGATATGGAGAGCTGTCTCATTCAGCATGAGCACAATGACGAAGTGGTTGCGAAGGTGAAGGAGATCGGCAGTCACTTTGGAATTAGCGCATATAACGAAGAGACAGGTCGCGGTCTGCTGCGCCATGTGGTCGTAAAAAAAGCATTCCGCACGGGCGAGATGATGCTTGTTCTGGTCACCAATGGACGAGACATTCCGCACAAGGACGAATGGATTGGCAGTATCCGTGAAGCGATTCCACATGTGGCGAGCATATGCCAGAATGTGAACAAGAAGCAGACCAACGTTATCTTTGGCGATGAGACCCGCGTCCTGTGGGGCCGTGATGTGATCTATGATTATATCGGTGATGTTCAGTTTGCGATCTCGGCTCGTTCGTTCTATCAGGTGAATCCGGTGCAGACGGAAGTACTGTATGGCAAAACTGTAGAGTACGCAGGACTGAGCGGCAAAGAAACCGTAATTGATGCCTATTGCGGCATCGGTACGATCTCTCTTTTCCTCGCGCAACATGCGGATCAGGTGTATGGTGTTGAGATCGTGCCCGAAGCAATTGAGGATGCTCGCAGCAATGCGCTCTTGAACGAGATGAAAAACGTGAAATTCGAAGTTGGCGCATCCGAGGACGTTATTCCGCGCTGGAAAGAACAAGGTATCGAAGCAGACGTAATTGTTGTCGATCCACCGCGTAAGGGCTGCGATCCACGTTTGCTGGAGACGATCCTGGAGATGAAGCCAGAGCGCGTGGTGTATGTGAGCTGTAATCCGAGTACGCTGGCACGTGATCTTCGTGTGCTGGAGGATGGCGGATATCGAACGGTTGAGGTAACGCCAGTGGATATGTTCCCGCATACAGTACATGTGGAGAGTGTAGCGATGTTGGTTAGGGTGTAGTGTTTTGAAGCTACATTTACCTGTTTTAATATAGCTAATTTGCCCGAGGCTTCTAAAGCTCGGGCTATAATTGTTTTAACCGAAGTCATTCATTCAGCGAAAGGCATTCAGTTTATCAGTTTTTAATAGCTTTGTGTTGTTCAGTGTTTTCTAATGCCACAGTAAGACGTGGTAAAGGTATGCCTAACTTTTTTGCTTCTCTCACAACTTCAAGTACCGCAAAACCGGCTTTACTATTGTTGTATTCAATGAAAAGTCGTGGTAAGCTGCCCTTTGCAAAAATAACCTTGTTAAACAGCGTGCCGAGAAGTACTGTTGGAATCTTGGTCAACAGTAGAGTGATCGCGTCCATCTTTGCGCCTCTTGCTTTAAGTATAGGGGTCATTTCCCGCATACTCTTACCGACATTTGCGAATGAGTCACTATGATTCAAGACGGCTGGGAAACTTCCTCGTTTTAACACCTCGGTCTCCATCGCCGCATTCATGGCAAAATGATTCCATAGCCAGCTTTGCATATCTTTTGTCCAATTGATTTTAAAATGGGCGCTTTCAAATAGTTCTTTGACCTTGTTGTTTATCTGTTCCGTGCCTACCCGTGGTTTTTCCAGAAATATCGTTTTTAAAAAGCCGCCCCTAAGCTTATTGTCCTCAATGCCGCCTCCTGCTCCTGGGAACCCAAAGACAACATTGTTCATAGACAAGGGCAAGATCGATGATTTTAAATCCTGCCAAATATTATTGAATATTAGGATAGGGGTGTTACCCGCGGTAGTCGATAGTAATTGTGCTGCTTCGGGAAGTTGCTTCGTGTTGACACTTGCAATAATGAGATCGTAATTTGGGCTTATCTCCTCATGCAGTTTGATGTTCCAGCTTTCTTGGATTAACTGTTTCCCGCTTCGTGCGTCCCACATTTCAAGCGCTATATGACTTCCGAGGGTTTCTTTTCTCCCTTTTCTAACGTAAAACTCAACGGTATGCCCTGCCTTTTCAAAAGCCCAAGCATACTGGGTCGATATGACACCTCTACCAAAGAATAAAATTCTCATATTACCTCCTGAAAAAAAAATTCAATCCTTGTTGATGATCCAACAACGTGTTGTATAATGTTATTGTATTGATTCACTTTACGATCATCAACCATCAGATTTTTAATATCTGTCGTATAATTGATCGAACAGCAGACGGAGGCAAATAATGAAAAAGCAACCTGAAATTACGGACAAAACAAGGCAGACATTTATAAATGTATTCTGTGATTTATATAGTCGAAAACCCATCGAAAAAATATCCATACAAGAGATCGCTAACCAATCAGGATATAATCGGAGTACATTTTATCAATACTTTACAGATATCTATGCGTTGTTGGACTGCGTTGAAGAGCGTGTTTTGAAATCCATTAACGAGGAGATGGCAGGCAGAGAGTTTTCTACACATACGTTCCAGGATGCACTTCAATGCTTGGAAAATGCAGAGGACATTTCAGTTCTGAAAGCCCTCTTGGGCGACTATGGTTCTGTTCATTTTGTGGAACGCTTGAAAAGAGAAATTCCCTTTGAGAGATTGATTGTGGATTTTCCAACAGATGATGTCTTGGCACCATATATCATTGAGTTTTACATATCAACATTAATATCTATGTTTCGTCTTTGGATACGCAACGACAAAGACCTATCGTCAGAAGAATTGGTCAAGCTGATCGATAGCCTATTTGCAAAGGGGATAACACCGTATCATATCTTTGGCGCGGTCAATTTGAAGCGCTCTGATCTGAATAAAAAGTAAAGGGACGAGGAGAAGGAGAATGAGGGCTTGACTGTAACAGAATCCCTGATACGAGGGTCGCTTGCCTAATTATTTTTGCAAGAGCCTTTTCTGGAGTGCCTACAAACAGATCATACAGATATTCTAGCGGAAAACAGTAAAGAGGAGCATTTGCTCCTCTTTACTTCAATAACTATAGTAGTCTAAAACTCCTCACTCCATCATCCCAAGCGGTAATTAATACACATGCACATCCGTACCAAGCACGGATTTGTTTTGTACGGAATTACCGGATAGATATACCTTTTGCAGATTAGGAAGCTGGCTTAGGCTCTCGATATTGGAAATGGCATTGTTCTCGAGATGAAGCTCTTCTATGGCCTGCCAGTTACTCATAAATTCGAGAGAAGCCAGATTGTTATCTTGCAGAGTAAAGGAACGTAGAGCCGACATGTTGGCAAAGTAAGGCATCATTTGGTCAACTTCATTGACAGAGTTGTTATTTATGCTGAAATATGGCTGCTCTAAGGTCAAATGTTCAAGCACGCTGTTTTCCGCAGCCGTTTTTTGTTCAAAGTTCAACCTACACTCGGAGCACATCAGAGATTTGACCTGCTTTAAACGAAATAAAGCATCGCTCTCCTTATATAGTGACGAGTCGTAAATGTTTAGAGTCTCTAGGCTGGGCAAACCGTCCAGGGCGCCAAGACGTGTAATTTCATCGATCTCCCAGAGGGAGAGTTGCTCCAGTTTTGGGAATTTCCCCAGCGCAACCAAGTTCAATTCCCCGCTTCCGCCACGGAGCGTCAGACTGGTTGTAGCCGGGGCCTTTAGCCCAGTGAGAAAGGAGCTTGGAATTTCCACTCGCCCCACATTAGGCAATGTCAGCGCTTCTGCTTTCTCGTAGTAACCGGACAACGTTAATTCCCGCAGAGAGGGCAGACTGTTTATGACCTTTACCGAACTAAGCTGACTTAGAGAAGCCAGACGTAGTGTAGTAATGGAGGCCTTGTCGGCCAAGGGCTCCAGGCTTGAGAAGTTTACGTTTTCGAGATCAAGTGTTTGTAGAGCAGGCATATTTTGTACAAAGTCGATGGACTTTACATTCGTTAAAAAGGATAGCTGAAGCTCCTGAAGCTGGGTCAAGGCGTACAGCGGCTGCAGGTCTGTGGTTTCACTGTAATGTATGGATAAGGATGAAAGCCCGGTCATGGAGGACAACCATCCCAGTTCATCGACAAAGGTGAGCGACAGGGACTTGAGCGGCAGCTTGTTCAACAGAAAGAAATCCGTTACGGATTCATCCACATAGGTAATGGATAACGAGCTCAGATTAGGAAACTCCAGCAGCATGGCCAATTCCTGATTGCTGCGAAGCTGAGTGGAAAGCTCCGTAATTTTAGTCTTGTCTCCAAAGTAGCCCGAAAATGTACTGAAGGATTCGTTAAAAGCGCCTCCATAACTTTTTAATCCGGACATATGGGCCAAAGTGGTTTGATCCGTCTGGGCGATTTCATAGGTGTTCGTCAGGTCCAATGCCGTCAGTCCCGTAAAGGCTTCAAAATCTCGCTGATTGATCTCCTGGCCATTCAGTTTCTTGTCCTGAGTAACATAAGTGATTTTCTCGGCCTGTTCATCGCTGAAGGGATCGGAGAGGCTATATGTAAACGTCCACTGATCATTCTCCGAATGCTCTACAGTTAAATAGCGAAGACGAGCCAATTCCTCCTCTGTCGGCAGGGCAGATCCTTTATCGAAGATATCTCGCAAAAAGGAAAGAAGAACCTCGCTTTCGGGCATCTTTCGTACAGGCAGATTGGCTTCTGTTTTTGAATAGGTGGAGCTGTTGCTATAATAAAAATATGTACCGATGGCGCCTGATATGACAAGCAGCAGGACCAATAACAGCCTTAGGGGGATGGAGACGGAGACGGACAGCTTCGGCGTCGCCTCAGGAACTGTCCCGTGGTAATGATTAATGGTCTGGTCTACGTAATAGACATGATTTTGCTTCAATAAAAGCTCTGTTTCACAATAGGGACACTTTAAAACTTCATCCTCCTTGTATTCAATTCTTCCATTGCAATTGGGACAGTTTAACGGGATAAACGCCACGAATGTCCTCTCCTTCATTTCATTATGATGTTCATAAGATCATGCTGAACGGTGATCTGACTTCATTATACCTTGTGAATTTACGTTTGATGAGAGAAAGAAGTTTCACATAGCGAAGGAGTAGGGAATCCAGCTCCTTTTTGATCTTCTTTAAGTAGGGCAGAGGGGAGGCATTAGACATCATCAAGCGAACTGCTGCCTTTACCGGGACGGTTTATTTATGTTTATTGAACGCGAGGGTGAGTATGTTATATTGAGGAGAGGAAAATCAAACGATACCATTACATAACAGGTGGGATGTAAGATGTTCTTTTTTATTACAATGCTTGTGTGCTTTGTTGTATTCATGTTGCTGACTTCGTTCTTCAACAGAAAACATAAAGTTCTAATCTCGTTAGTCAGTTCGCTGGTAGTGAGTACGCTGCTTCAGGCTCTGGAGCAATTTTACCTAAGCGGTATTTTAGTGGCGTCGTTTTTGGTTTATTTTATAATCGGAAATATCAGCACTTTAAAAAGCAATCAGCTTAGGCTAATCTTGGCGGTATTATTCAGTACGTCCATAGTAACACTGGTGCTCTCGTTTACATACTTCAATCAAACCACAGCTCCACCAGATGCCGAGATTCTTAGAGTTATGTTTATGTACTACCCTTTATTAGTTGTGTTTATTGCGTGTTATATCTACATGCTCCTAAGCCTGTTCAATTTTAAAATGTTGCAAGCCGCCAATCCGTTCCTCTATATCTGGAATAAGGTTCGTGCTTTCAGACGGATGATGCGTTTGTTCTGGATTATTTCACGTAAAGGTTTGACTCATTTGATTCAGCAGGATCATGCCAAGCTACCCTTTGCGATTGCTGAGGTTCTGGATAACATGGGCGGCGTGTTTGTTAAGTTTGCTCAAGTGTTATCGACCAAAAAGGACATGCTGCCTGCGAACTATATTCAAGCGTTCTCCAGTCTGCATGATCAGGTTAAACCGCTGAGCCAAGATGAACTGAAAACAATCATTGACACTAGAATCGGAAATATGGATGAAACCTATGAATCCTTTGGGATGGAGCCGATTGCTGCGGCTTCGATCGGACAGGTTCATCTGGCAAAGCTAAAGTTAACGGGCGAGAAGGTTGTTGTTAAAATTCTAAGACCTGACGTGAAGCAGAAGATGACAGTGGATTTGGATATTTTGATCCAGTTTGTCACATGGCTGTCCGAACGCTCTATCAAAATCAAGAGACTTGGGTTAATCCAGTTAGCCGAAGGATTCAAACAGAATTTGCTTGAAGAAACCGATTTTGATATCGAGGCCTTAAATACGAATCTGTTGCGAAAAGCCTTCCAGGAACATGATATTCAGATCCGTGTTCCTAAAATCTACGCCGAGTTCTCAACGAAACAGGTGCTCACCATGGAATATATCGAAGGAACCAGCTTCACAAAAGCGGTGACAAACGACGTGTCAGTGAGGGTGATGCACGCATTTTTGGATCAAATTCTGATGATTGGTATCTTTCATGCGGACCCCCATCCTGGCAACCTCATGCTTACTTCTGATGGAGAAGTTGCTTTGATCGACTTTGGTTCAGTGGGATATCTAACGGATGAGGAACGAGAAGGCATGTTAAGCTTCCTGATGGGTTACAGCACTAAAGATACGAAAGAGATGGCGCATGGCTTAACGCGAGTCTGTAAGGAAGGAGATTTACTGGATCAAAAACTGATTGAACAACGCCTTAACCGTTTGTTAGCAGAAGTATCTTTCTCACCAGACCCGACAAGTGTCATGATGAAACGTATGATGACCCTGATCACGGATATGGGGATGTCCTTAAAACCGACCATTGCTGGTGCATTCAGAGCTATCATTACGCTGGATGGTACGTTGTCATCTGTAGATGATACCTACTCTTTATCTGCAGCAAGCCAGTCCTACGCCAGCCATATGGATAAAGGGCAGATGGTTAAAGAGCGCATAAGCAAGGTCAAGGACCAGATTACGGACTACATTCCTAGATTATTGGAGCTGCCTATTCTGAAGGAAAATAAAATTACGATTGCTCGTGAGCAACATCATTCATTGAATGATGTTATAGGCACGTTAACTGTGGGGATTTTCACGGTAATCTGTATGGTTGTTATGCTCGCAAGTTTTGTAGTTCAGAGCGAAGTCATGCGATTTCTACTTGGTCCATTATCCATATCAGGCTTTGGTGTAGGGATGACCATTTTGTGCGTATCTGTAATTAAACATTTGAAGCCTAAGGTGTAGTGTATAGATAGATCAGGATGGATGAAACAATCGTTTACTTTTTTAAGAGCAGGTTGCAGGGTGAACTGGTTAGTTACATCTTGCTTTGGCTGGCAAGTTATCTTCTGGATAACCTGCCGATTATCTTTTTCCGCAATCGCATATTCTTATATCCTTAATCAATTCAATCTACGGCAAAATGCACGACTGCACTATATAACATTTTGGTGCGAATAGGATCAAATGTTACTTGATGTTGGACTTGCTTCACACGCAGCATCAGCGCTTTATTGATTTCAATTCGTTCTTCAATCACTCGCGCCAGTTCATGAAAGTCATAAGCCTGCAAGCATTCGACTTTATCTTTAATTATATCCAGTGAGATTTCCATATTAAGTCATGCCTCCTCCAAATGACGATCTGCAGGTTAAATACCTGCCGAGCTTCATTTTAGAGGAGCTTTTCCAGTTCGGCAAGAGCAATCGGGCTGAAAATCTAATAAAGACGTGATAAAATCGGGAAAGGGCAATTTCGAGATCATCGAACTTTCAATAATTTGAAGATCCAATGGGAGTAATAACAGATACTGTTGTTTGAACAAAGTTACATTTGCATGGTATAAGTGAAGAAGAAGCTAGGACACCATAATGTGAATTGCAACGAAACTGCGAATGATCATGTAAATGATAGCAAGCAGATGTATGAGTTACGAGTTTTACTATTTTAACTATTAATGAGGACAGAGACTGTCCTGGAATGTATAGAGGAGCTTTTGAGATGACAAAGGAAAACTTTTGGCGTGAATTGCCACGACCATTTTTTATACTGGCACCCATGGAAGATGTGACGGATGTTGTGTTTCGGCATGTCGTAGGTGAAGCGGGCAGACCGGATGTGTTTTTTACGGAGTTTGCGAATACAGAGAGTTATTGTCACCCGGAGGGGCACCATAGTGTGCGAGGGCGTCTGACTTTTACAGCGGACGAACAGCCGATTGTGGCTCATATCTGGGGAGATAAACCGGAATTCTTTCGTGAGATGAGTATCGGTATGGCGAAAGAAGGATTTAAAGGCATCGATATCAATATGGGTTGTCCGGTAGCGAATGTAGCCGAGAATGGAAAAGGAAGCGGATTGATCTGCCGGCCAGCCCTTGCGGCGGAGATTATTCAGGCGGCGAAAGCCGGGGGGCTGCCGGTCAGTGTGAAAACACGTCTTGGATTTACTGAGGTCGATGAATGGCGCGACTGGTTAACTCATATTTTGCAGCAAGACATCGTGAATCTGTCCATTCACTTGCGGACGAGAGAAGAAATGAGCAAAGTAGACGCTCACTGGGAACTGATTCCGGAGATTAAAAAACTTCGTGATGAGATAGCTCCTAATACATTGCTGACGATTAATGGGGATATTCCTGACCGTGAAACAGGCCTGAGACTCGTGGAGCAATATGGTGTGGATGGTATTATGATTGGACGCGGTATCTTCCAGAATCCGTTTGCTTTTGAGAAGGAGCCGAAGGAACACAGCAGCACGGAATTGCTTGATCTGCTACGGCTGCATTTGGATCTCCATGATCAATATTCCGAGCTTGAAACGCGTTCGTTCAGCCCGCTGGCCCGGTTTTTCAAAATCTATGTTCGTGGCTTCCGCGGTGCTAGTGAGCTGAGAAACAGCTTGATGAACGCCAAAACCACTTCTAAAGTACGCGAATTGCTCAATGAGTTTGAAATTAATGAACAGGTGGAGTAGAGTAAGCCGTAATCATGGATACGAAGTATGATTCAGGTAGATTTAATAGAAAAAAAAGAAGCGGTAACTTTTCCGCTTCTTTTTTTTGCTTTGCTGTTTAACGCGTATACTCTGGCTTCTCTATAGCGATTGGCTGAGGATTGGCAAGCACCCATAACACAGCCAACTCGGATAATCTGGCAGGCGCATCAAAATCGTATCCATTGTGAAGTCTGCTGACCAAGTCTGCTGCCTCTTGGAGAAGTGCGGGAGCGAGTGGCGTACCAGAGCCCAGGTGACGAACCAGTGCATCCAGCATCTTGCGATACTCCGCATCCCAGTTTCCACCGCCATTATCCAATACTTCATGGGACACACGTCCTGTGATGCGAATGACCTCTCCCTGCACCGTTTGAGCGTAGCCTTGGGCCGGAATGAGATATTCCCACAGCTCTTGGTGCTGTTTGGTCCAAGTGGTTGCCTTTACCTGAATGGGGGTAGTCCCATCGTGCATGATCCGATTCGCTACCGGCTCAACATCAAATAACGGGTACAGTTTGTTCAGCGCGTCTGAAACTTCATCGACCTTGTCCTTATTAAACTTCTCACGGACGAATTCAAAATCCTTACCGATCCGCTTCACCGATTCTTTCATATCCGGGGTGACCGATGCTCCGGCATCCAGCAGAATTGCGGCAATCTCTGCCAGACTGACTATATCGCTATTCCTGCAATTGGCTAACCCCTTAGCTAATGGCGTATTTCCCTGTTTATTTTCTACGTTAATAGTAGCGCCTTGGTTTACCAACTCTTGAACCACTTTGGTTCTATACCCACTGACTGCTGCATGTAACGGTGTTTCATTTTGGTAATCCACAGCGTCCAGATCCGCACCTAATTCAAGGAACTGGGGTACATTTCCTGACCAGTGTGCAGCGTGGGCGTGTAATGGCGTGCGTTGATATTTGTCCCGTGCGTTGATATCTGCCCCTTGCTCTACCAGCCAACGAACCAATTCATCCGATATTTGACGAAAGCTGAGGGTCGTACCTTTGCTGTAGCCCCCGCGGGCATCCCATTCGCATTGCTCAAAAATTTCTTTTACGGTAGCGATATCATTATCTTTAACGAGTTTTTCCATATGAGCAGGTAAGGTTGCTTTCTTCGTAGCCATTACACTCTTCCTCTCCTTTGTGAATAACAACGTATGTTCCAATGGTAGGCTATGACGATTTAATAGTAAGTAGATAATTTTCTGCAATTTTATCACATAGGGGATTTCAAAACCAATAACTGGGTTTCTTCCATCATCCATTTGGTTTGCTATGTTATAATTTAGATGAATGTTGATATTGAGGATTGGTTGAGAAAAGATATTTGAAATGATCGCCGCAATTCGTGCGGTAGGCTTTTGATAATAGGAGGATTTATGTCCTGGAGCAAATTGAAGCAACAACTGGAGAGTTTTCTTAGTCCCGCGTTAGTTGGAAGGGTGGAGTACCGTGCTACCAGCTATAGCTATTCACCTGATAAATCAGGCAATTGTTATATTACTGTAGATAAAAAGAATGTACTCAACATGAGCGATACAACAACCCCAATCCGATGGTATCAGACAGAACAGGAGATCAAGAGCGACCCGGAGATCATGATTCCTGTGAGCGATGAAGAGATTGAAGTTATTCGAAAAGATTCCAAAGGACCCATTCCCGAGGATCGTCTTCATGTCATGGCAAGAAGTAGAAAAATCTCCGTACATGCCAAAGAGCTTTTGTTGGCTCAGACCGCACTCAGTAAATCAAATTTTACTGTTGCAGCTACGACGTATTTATCGACTTCTATAGAGGATAATCTGGAGAGCAAGGATATCTTGTTTAATATTCTGGCTTTAATGGACAGACGAGTTGGCAAAAAGCGAATTCTAAACATGTCGGAGCAGGTCAAATTAAAGCATCCAGCGGTACAATATTTTTATGAACTGCGTCGTCGTACGGTGTGAAATTTAATAACGTTCACGGATAGAGGTACACTGTGTCGGTGACGGTTTCACTGAAAACTGCCTAACAAGTGGATATAGCTTTTTACTATAACCAGTTATGGTTTTTAAGTATCCCTTCTAACTGCCCTCAGCGTGATATGATCATCCTATACAACGAGGGGGTTTTTTACATGACTGATAAGTTCCAGATCGTAGGAAGTTTATTGCGGCCGGATGAGCTGCTGAAATATAAAACGCAAATTGAACATAATGATGATATCCAATATCCGTTCTATGAAAACTACGAAGGATATGAGAAGTGCGAGACGGAAGCTATCAAACAAGTTGTCGCTAAGGAAATCGAACATAACTTGTCCGTTGTTACCGATGGCGAATTTTCCAAATCGATGTGGCATCTGGACTTTGTATGGGGATTTGGCGGAGTGAAGCGTTACATCGCGGATCACGGCTATTTTTTCAGAGATGTGGACGGAACTTCGAAATATGAAACACGCAAAGATATTGGACTGCGCATTATTGATAAATTGAGCGGAAAGAACCATCATTTCATTCAACTGTTCCAACAACTGCAAGACACGGCTGGCGAGCAACAAACGAAACTTTGTGTACCGTCTCCTTCCCATATTTTCGGTGAGCTTTCCTGGTCGGATAACATTGGTGGAACGGATGCTGTATATCAAAACATACAGGAACTCAAAGAGGGTCTTGTGATCGCGTATAAGGAATTCGTGGAGGAATTCGCTGCAGTGGGCGGAAAAATTCTGCAATTCGATGATTGCTTGTGGGAACTGTTTGCAGACGACAACCCGAACTCTCCGTTTACAGGGGAAAATATTAATCAAGATGAAGTAAAGGGTCTCGCTACCGAATTCATTGATATTAATAATACCGTGATTGACTACGGTCATAGCCTGGGCTTGAAAATGTGGACACATAACTGCCGCGGCAATTATGATTCCCGCAACATGGGTGGTGGATCGTATGCCAAAATTGCGAATCTGTTCCTGAAGCAATTGAAGTATGATCGTTTCTTCCTGGAGTGGGATGATGATCGTGCGGGTTCAATTGAAGCGTTGGAAGTGTTCAAAGACAGACCTGAAACGGAAATTGTACTGGGTCTGTTGTCATCCAAAACGAGTACACTCGATGATGAAGCACGTGTTGTCCGGTTGCTGGACGAAGCATCCAAAATCATCGATAAGGATCGGCTGTTGCTGTCTCACCAATGCGGCTTTGCATCTTGTGATGGCGGTAACGAATTAAGCGAAGCTCAGCAATGGGCGAAGATTGATCAAGGGCAGAAGATTGCAAAGCAATATTGGGGCAGCACCGTCTAGGATTCAAGCTGAATGTATTGTGACCTTATAAACACATTGCTCGATCAATAGTGTTATGCACGATAATAAAACGGCGACTTTTCCTCTGGAATCTATCCAGGGAGAAGCCGCCGTATTTGTGTGGAACCTACACATGGGTACGTTCTCATTTCTATAACTTTTTTAACTAATGATGGGGCTTGTCATTCTTTATTTCTGAGATTCACGCTGTGCCAGCCATTCCTTTTTCAACAAAGCATACTGATATGTATTCTCGTATTTCGGTGTGCCGTCCTCATTTTTGACAAATGAAACGAACTCCAAGAAAAGACCTTCCCGGCGCATGCCCAGCTTTTCACACAGTTTCTGAGAACGGAAGTTATCATCCTCGACATAAGCGTACAATCTTCTTATTCCCTGTTCCATAAAGAGATCTTCGATGAAAGCATTGGCGCTCTCACTGGCGTACCCTTTCCCTTCATATCTGCCATTAAAATTCCAACCAATACTATACGTATCTGAATTCGAATCCTTATCCGTATCGGAATCCCGATCTTCCCTCATACCAAACAGCTCACCGATCAACTCGTTACTGTCTTTCAGGCAAACCGCGATGTGGGAATCGTCACTGCTTCTTTTTGCGACCTCTGCCGCCGCATCTTCCAATGTTGAAATTCGTTGATCCATAAAACAATTTACTCTGGGATTTGCTGTGTATTCCAACAGTCCAGCTGCGTCCGTTACGGTGAAATTTCTCAGGATTAATCGATTGGTTTTAAGTATTTGCATAAGATGATATACCTCCGGTTTTCATATCAATAGATTGGTTATGTTCATGTTGTATCTCTTTTTATTTTACGAGACTCCCTATTCGTACTATAACTGGGTATAGCCTTGGGTTTGGCTTTGGTACTGTCTGACCAGGAGAACAATCCCACCAATTTCTCCCTATAGATATAACCGAGTACAAACCCAATTACAGCGATAACAGAAATAATAATGGCGATTGTGTATTGTTGCATATGAATTGTGGACCCTATAACGGTAGATGCGATGATCCACGGCAGACGACCGACGATAAGGATCGTGAAGAACCTAAACGAACTAATCGATGTAAGTGCGGCGACAAATACAAGCATGTCTTTGGGCAAGCCGGGAATCA
This window contains:
- a CDS encoding leucine-rich repeat domain-containing protein, translating into MKQNHVYYVDQTINHYHGTVPEATPKLSVSVSIPLRLLLVLLLVISGAIGTYFYYSNSSTYSKTEANLPVRKMPESEVLLSFLRDIFDKGSALPTEEELARLRYLTVEHSENDQWTFTYSLSDPFSDEQAEKITYVTQDKKLNGQEINQRDFEAFTGLTALDLTNTYEIAQTDQTTLAHMSGLKSYGGAFNESFSTFSGYFGDKTKITELSTQLRSNQELAMLLEFPNLSSLSITYVDESVTDFFLLNKLPLKSLSLTFVDELGWLSSMTGLSSLSIHYSETTDLQPLYALTQLQELQLSFLTNVKSIDFVQNMPALQTLDLENVNFSSLEPLADKASITTLRLASLSQLSSVKVINSLPSLRELTLSGYYEKAEALTLPNVGRVEIPSSFLTGLKAPATTSLTLRGGSGELNLVALGKFPKLEQLSLWEIDEITRLGALDGLPSLETLNIYDSSLYKESDALFRLKQVKSLMCSECRLNFEQKTAAENSVLEHLTLEQPYFSINNNSVNEVDQMMPYFANMSALRSFTLQDNNLASLEFMSNWQAIEELHLENNAISNIESLSQLPNLQKVYLSGNSVQNKSVLGTDVHVY
- a CDS encoding 2-dehydropantoate 2-reductase N-terminal domain-containing protein, which encodes MRILFFGRGVISTQYAWAFEKAGHTVEFYVRKGRKETLGSHIALEMWDARSGKQLIQESWNIKLHEEISPNYDLIIASVNTKQLPEAAQLLSTTAGNTPILIFNNIWQDLKSSILPLSMNNVVFGFPGAGGGIEDNKLRGGFLKTIFLEKPRVGTEQINNKVKELFESAHFKINWTKDMQSWLWNHFAMNAAMETEVLKRGSFPAVLNHSDSFANVGKSMREMTPILKARGAKMDAITLLLTKIPTVLLGTLFNKVIFAKGSLPRLFIEYNNSKAGFAVLEVVREAKKLGIPLPRLTVALENTEQHKAIKN
- the rlmD gene encoding 23S rRNA (uracil(1939)-C(5))-methyltransferase RlmD, with translation MSNTNRSGRGKNRRNSAASQGQGNASASRQPSQSSRPSTRQQGKEVRPQGASLSAVRPKGRARESAPIEGLPVSKNEETVIDIIGMNHDGEGVGRANGYTLFVQGALPGETVRVRVMKTKKQYGYAKLLEIVKASPDRVSAPCPIYDQCGGCQIQHMSYAGQLAWKRQLVVDNLQRIGKLNVMVEDAEDTEQGIRVLPTMGMDEPWRYRNKAQVPIGVTEGGLVGGFYAKGSHRIIDMESCLIQHEHNDEVVAKVKEIGSHFGISAYNEETGRGLLRHVVVKKAFRTGEMMLVLVTNGRDIPHKDEWIGSIREAIPHVASICQNVNKKQTNVIFGDETRVLWGRDVIYDYIGDVQFAISARSFYQVNPVQTEVLYGKTVEYAGLSGKETVIDAYCGIGTISLFLAQHADQVYGVEIVPEAIEDARSNALLNEMKNVKFEVGASEDVIPRWKEQGIEADVIVVDPPRKGCDPRLLETILEMKPERVVYVSCNPSTLARDLRVLEDGGYRTVEVTPVDMFPHTVHVESVAMLVRV
- a CDS encoding TetR/AcrR family transcriptional regulator, translating into MKKQPEITDKTRQTFINVFCDLYSRKPIEKISIQEIANQSGYNRSTFYQYFTDIYALLDCVEERVLKSINEEMAGREFSTHTFQDALQCLENAEDISVLKALLGDYGSVHFVERLKREIPFERLIVDFPTDDVLAPYIIEFYISTLISMFRLWIRNDKDLSSEELVKLIDSLFAKGITPYHIFGAVNLKRSDLNKK